The sequence ATAAGGAGGACGGGCGCGCCGAATGTTGCCCTTCCCTACGAGGAGCGCTAAAATGCGTTTTGTGATTGTCGGAGCAGGCCTCGCAGGAGCACACAGCCGCCGTGCATCTTCGCGAGGATTGGCGCCACAAGCCAAGATCGATATTCTCGGAGACGAACTCAGCCTGCCGTATGATCGCCCGCCGCTGCGCAAAGAAGTCCTTGGCGAGGGCGCACCGCGCTTATCAGGCAAAACGCGGAGACCCTATCCTTTGAACGGTATTTCGTATCATCCGGACAAACCGCGACGCAGATCGATCAAACCGCTCCGAAATTCTAACCGCTTGCGGGAAATGCTTATGTTTACGATCGGCTACTCCTCGCGACCGGATCGCGGGCGAGAAAATTGCCGGATGGCGTCGAACAAAGCTCGAAATTCTCTATCTGCGGGCAGCATGGAGACTGCAGTTCCGGCAGGAAATCCGATGCGCGGGAATCGCGTCAAATTGCCACCTTGATCGGCGGCGAGGTTCATTGGGTTGAAGGTTGCTGCCGCCGCTCGGGCGATGGCCTGCGGGGTTTTCTGTTTGAGATGACGGATCGGATGCTATCTCGCGGCATGCCTGCTATCCTGGACCGTTGGGCGCTTGAGAAATTTATCGCCTGAACAGGAGTCAGTTCCAGATTTGGCTCAAAGATCGATTCCAATTCGTATCAGGATGATGGTTCGTTGCGATTGCGCTGGAATGCATTCGCAGATATCGACGCAGTCAATTGTCGAGATCAGGGTTCAACCCGGCACCCACTTCCATCGGACGCGGGGCTGGACGTCGATGATGGTATTGTCGTGGATGATCGCTGCCAGACATCTGATCCGGCGATCTTCGCTGCGGGAGGTGACGTCACCCACGTCTTAGGCGGCGCGTACCGTCAGCGGCTTGAGTCCTGGAAGGTGGCCTCGGGCCCAATCGCTGGTACGAGGCGAAATCCATGGCGAGGATTGACTCGCATTATGCGGGCCGCCGTGGCTATGGTCGGACCAGTTTGGACACAACGTTCCAGTCGTTGGAGTGCTGCAAAATGCTGACCGCATGTCGTGCTGGACGATCCTGAAACGAACAATTGGTCGGCAATCTTCCTCGATAGTCGATAAAATTGCCGGCGCAATCGCGGGTGAACAACGGCCGTGATATTACGATGCTAAAGCGTGCCATGCTTCATGACGGAATCATTCCAGAGAAATTGCTCAATAGGGCGGCCAGATAACGCTCCCGTTAGCGGCGACTCCACCCTTCCGTGCCGAGTGGGTGAGGAAGTTCTTACGCGATAAGTACGATGTGGTTGTGAAAAATTCTGCGATGCCTTTTGTTGCCGAGGTTTCCGATGCTTCCTGACGTTCGCTAAGGCTCTCCGTTCTGCGCTTCTGCTTCCGTTGACGTGGAAGGCGGCGCGCCTCAGGGGTAGCTCTTCGATTGTAGGGAAGATAACCTTGATACGGCGTGGTCCGGAGCTCGAACGCAGTGTCAAATTGAACGCGAGGCGACGGCAGATAAGTCGATGCCCTGTCATCAAGGTCGACGCCTTCCCGTTTGCGAAGCGGTTGACCTGCACCGTCGCGGAGGCTTGGCAAGTGACCGGTCTCGGGCGGACCAAGATTTATGAATTAATCGGCGATGGTCGAGTTACCACGACGACCGTCGGTCGTCGTCAACTAGTCATTGTGCAATCACTGCTGGCTCTGGTTGGCGTCAATACGGCGCCTCAGCCGACCGCGGATGGGTTCGCGGCTCCTGATGACAGTCACCCGAACAGGTGCGGAAGCTGACGACAGCAGGCCTATCGGAATCGATTGTGAATTAGCTCTTTGATCGATTGTATATCAGCCCGGAAAAGCAGTGAGTGCGCTCCGGGCTGGGCCAGAGCCAAGCCTGCAAAGTTATGCGTTAGATGGCAAAGCTTCTTACTGTCATCCGCGCCGACCGCATTTTCACCGGGCCTCAGGACCAGCGGTACAACTGCTGCCCGAGGAGATCTTCCAAGGCTGTCGAAATATATTTACGCGTAGTGCCGCTCGATCATTTTCACGGAAGTGTTGTGCAGCTTAGCAACGTGCTGAATAGGCAGTCGGTTTCGCAAGCCGCGGACGATGCTGGAATGTCGTAAGGCATAAGGAATGGCTTCCGGCAACCCTGCGCGCTCGCGGATAGCATGCCACGGACGAGTAAGTTCTGCCGTCTTCCACGGACCCCGTTCTGACTTTCTCCAAACGATGCTACCTGCTTCCTGCTCATGGCTCCATCGCTCGAACAACGGCGCGTCCCTCGGACGATCTAAGATTCCCGGTAAGAGGACTTCGATGATATCTTCGCCCACCGGAACCGGGACGGAGCCACCGTTTCCGCCACGCCCCTTGTAGGAACCCGGTACCATCAAGCGTTGCTCTTTCAGTTGTGCATCACTGACGCGCATCCGCCTTGCCTGCGCAAATCGCGCGCCAGTTGCTGCAAGGCAGACGACAAGGCGATATAGGTCGCCTTCAAATCCTGCTCGTCGTCGATCTCGCATGCGGCTCGGAAGCAAGGTGCTGATCTGCGCGTCCGTGAGGACTTGATTGTCTCGGGCGACAGATATCTCGTCATCGTCATCAATGCGCTCAGCCTTGAACCCGTCTTTACGATAGATGGGAATGTTGGATTCAGCTTCTTTTGTTCCGCCGTCAAGCGTGGCCATGCTGCATTCAGCGCTGCCTTCAGGTCGTTTATGAGCCGCTGCTTCGTCGTGGCCTTCAATTCTACAGGAAGGTCCTCTCGCCACGTGAAGAGGTGATCTTCCTGTAGCGCGTGCAAATGGACTACGGCGAGAGAGGCAGCCTCAACGGCTTCCCTGGCTACCGCGCTCTTCTTGACCAAGAACGTAGCGCCGCAAGCGGTGACCAGCATCGGATCGGACCTCGCGGCCAGCCCTCCGGCTATCACGGGCATTACGCTCCCTGATGTATGTCTCTACAGCCGTCCGCACGGTGGGTGCTGGTCCGGCTGCTTGCGCCGCCGCTTCTATTCTGGACCGGGTGACGTGTTCCCGCGCTTGTGTCACCGCCTGCTCGAAAGTCAGCGTTCCTTCGGCAGGTTTGTCGTTGACGTCGTTAGCGACGCCGACCGGCGCCTGCTTGTAGTTGGCTCCGGCATGGTGATTACGCCAACGCACGAACCACGCCGCTCCGCTTGTTCTTGCGATAGCCAAGGTGCGCCTCGGCGTCGAGGCGCCAATGCACGCCAACTCCAACCGGGCGCGCGCCTTGGCGGTCGTGATCTGAGCTTCGGTCAGTGTTTTCGTCACAGCACCCGACCCCAAAGTCGTCGAATATCAGTCGAATAAGCATCGGCGTACAAAGCCGAACAGTGACGGACGGCTTTCAGATAAGCTATTGATAAGATTAGATTGTGGCGAACAAATGTGAACCGGCCGAGAAAAAACTTCCAGCCCTCTCCGGGCAGACATATGAGTGTGATCATAAGTTCGTGACCTTGCCATCCCCTAACGGAGAAAAATTCATGGATTTCGAATATGCGTCCAACGTCCAGGAACTGAGGCGGCGCGTCGGCGCGTTCATGGACGAGCACATCTTTCCCAACGAAGAGGAAATGCTGCGGCAGATCGCGACGGGGGACCGCTGGCAACCGCCGGAACTGATGGAAACGCTGAAGGCCCGTGCACGGGAGGCCGGTCTGTGGAACCTGTGGCAGCCCAAGTCCCATGGCGGGACGCTCACGAATCTTGAATATGCGCCGCTGGCTGAACTGATGGGGCGCTCCCCCTTCGGTTCGGAACCGTTCAACTGCTCCGCGCCTGACACCGGCAACATGGAAGTCCTTCTTCGATATGGCACGCCCGACCAGCAGAGGCGGTGGCTCGACCCTCTCCTGGAGGGGCGCATCCGCTCCGCCTTCGCCATGACGGAGCCCGCGGTCGCGTCGTCGGACGCCACCAATATCGAGGCCAGAATCGACCGGCAGGGTGACGAGTACGTCATCAACGGCCGCAAGTGGTGGACCTCCGGGGCTCCCGATCCGCGCTGTCGCATCCTTGTTTTCATGGGAAAAACCGACCCCTCCAACCCGGACCGCCATAAGCAGCAATCCATGATCCTGGTCCCCATGGACACGCCCGGAATCACGGTGGAAAAGGTGCTCCCGGTCTTCGGCTTCGACGAAGCACCCCACGGCCACGCCCAGGTGCTGTTCGAGAACGTGCGGGTCCCGGCCGGGAACATGCTCCTCGGCGAGGGCCGGGGATTCGAGATCGCGCAAGGCAGGCTGGGTCCTGGCCGCATCCACCACTGCATGCGGCTCATCGGTCTGGCGGAGCGGGCCCTGGAGAAGATGTGCCGGCGCGCCCTGGCCAGGGTCGCGTTCGGCAAGCCGGTCGCCGAACAGACGGTCACGCAGGAGCGCATCGCCGAGTCGCGCATCCTCATCGAGCAGGCCCGGTTGCTCACGCTCAAGGCCGCGTGGCTCATGGACACGGTCGGCAACAAGGAGGCCAAGGCCGAGATCGCGATGATCAAGGTGATGGCGCCGAACATGGCATGCCGCGTGATCGACTGGGCCATTCAGGCGCATGGCGGGGCGGGCGTGACCGACTCCTTCGGCCTCGCTCAGGCCTACGCGACCGCCCGTCTGCTGCGCATCGCGGATGGACCGGACGAGGTGCACCGCAATCAGGTCGCCCGCCTCGAACTGAAGAAGTACCAGCATCGGTGATCCGGATCGTGGCGGCAGAGGGAGGCGGGACATGAGCGCGGGGTCCGACGCGCTGCCCGGAACGCGAGGGCGCAAGCGGGTCTATCTGATGCGGCACGGAGAGGTGAACTACCGTGGCACCGACGGAGAGTCGATCCTGACCGATCAGGTGCCGCTCACGGAAGAGGGCGAGCGCCAGGCGGGGATCGCGGGCGAGGCGCTCGCCCGCGTGGATTTCGACGTGGCGGTGCATACCGGTGTTCCGCGGACGGTGGCCACCGTGGAGCGGGTCCTCGCGGGGCGTGCGGTCCGGAGAAGAGAGATCGCGGAACTGCGCGAGATCCGCACCGGCAATCTCCGCCTGCTGTCGCAGGAGCGCTTCGAAGCAGAGTTCGTCTACGGATTCGAGAACGCGGCGCAGCCCGGTGCCCGGTTCGCGGGCGGCGAACGGTTTGCCGATTTCCAGGCGCGCGTGGTTCCTGCATTCGAGCGGTTCCTGCTGGAGCCTGGATGGCGAACCGCGTTGGCGGTGTGCCACGGCGGCACCAACGCGATGCTGCTCGCGTGGATCACCGGCGGCGGGTTGGCGGGGCTCGGCCCCTTCGATCAGGATGCCTGCTGCATCAACGTGCTGGACTTCGACGTCGTCGACGGCACGGTGG is a genomic window of Betaproteobacteria bacterium containing:
- a CDS encoding acyl-CoA dehydrogenase family protein produces the protein MDFEYASNVQELRRRVGAFMDEHIFPNEEEMLRQIATGDRWQPPELMETLKARAREAGLWNLWQPKSHGGTLTNLEYAPLAELMGRSPFGSEPFNCSAPDTGNMEVLLRYGTPDQQRRWLDPLLEGRIRSAFAMTEPAVASSDATNIEARIDRQGDEYVINGRKWWTSGAPDPRCRILVFMGKTDPSNPDRHKQQSMILVPMDTPGITVEKVLPVFGFDEAPHGHAQVLFENVRVPAGNMLLGEGRGFEIAQGRLGPGRIHHCMRLIGLAERALEKMCRRALARVAFGKPVAEQTVTQERIAESRILIEQARLLTLKAAWLMDTVGNKEAKAEIAMIKVMAPNMACRVIDWAIQAHGGAGVTDSFGLAQAYATARLLRIADGPDEVHRNQVARLELKKYQHR
- a CDS encoding histidine phosphatase family protein is translated as MSAGSDALPGTRGRKRVYLMRHGEVNYRGTDGESILTDQVPLTEEGERQAGIAGEALARVDFDVAVHTGVPRTVATVERVLAGRAVRRREIAELREIRTGNLRLLSQERFEAEFVYGFENAAQPGARFAGGERFADFQARVVPAFERFLLEPGWRTALAVCHGGTNAMLLAWITGGGLAGLGPFDQDACCINVLDFDVVDGTVVRKLIRTVNATPYNLTKDGVYLSVIERLVAGELALGKVCSMYAVATEVRRADDAKGWAAMCWSTQGSGRQSQPLAGPPSLRVAIGNRRWRRWSA